Below is a window of Coriobacteriia bacterium DNA.
AGTTTCACAGTTAGCGCAGAACGGCTTGGGGTGGTGAGGGCAGTACGCGCGACGCTTCTCGGCATAGGCCAAGTGGGCCTCGCACTCCTCACAGAGCGTCGGTCGCTTGCGGCCGTAGATGCCGAGCCGGACTCCGTCGGTCTCGACGGGTCGGCGAGCGCGGTCCCGGTGATGACCGTCGCACCAGATCTGGATGAAGTCGGCCAGAACCACGGTGTCGTGGACCACTTTGGCGTCGTTCATCTTCTCTGCGAAACGCTCGTTCACTGGGGACCTCCTCTCACGGGGGGCTCGGGAATCCGTGAACTCCCCGAACAGCCGGGGATGCGATTCACAATAGCGACCGGTGCAACCGGTTTCTTTGACGACCGTCAATAGTGGGAAATAGGTTTGGTGTGACCAGGCGGGGAACGCTATTCTGCTGGTGACGCGGAGTCAGCCAGCAGCTCGATTCTTTCCTGCGCACGCAGTCCCGGCACTCGGTGACGAGCCGCGACGACCTCACTCCGGAGGGTTTTAAGCACATGACAGCCCCAACGGACGTCCCTGCCGACGTCTGGGCCGCCCTAAGGTCGTGCAAGGTCCTCAGCGAAGCAAGCGACGCAAGTCTCGCCTGGCTCGCCCGGGTGTCCTCCGTGCACCAGTACAACAAGGGCGACCGCGTCCTTTCCGACACCAGTGCGGCGCGCGAGATCGGCATCGTCATGTGCGGTCACGTGCGCGCCGTGCACTTCGGGGCTGACGGTCGTCCGGTCACCGTGCTCATGGCGTGGCCGTGCGAGCCCATCGGGCTGATGGCCGCACTCGCCGGCGACGACTACCGCACCACCTTCGAGTCCGCCGAGAACGGTACATCGATCGTCCTTTTCTCGCTTGAGGCGTTCACGCGTTTGACCCGTGACGAGCCCGACGTGCTCGTGTCGACGGTCCGCGAGCTGGCTCGCCAGATGACGGACATGGTGACGATGGTCAAAACGCTGGCGGCCGACGTCCCAGCGCGCGTGGCCATCTACATCGGACTGCTCCTCGAGGAGCAGGAGCCGAGCGGAACCGG
It encodes the following:
- a CDS encoding nitrous oxide-stimulated promoter family protein; the protein is MNERFAEKMNDAKVVHDTVVLADFIQIWCDGHHRDRARRPVETDGVRLGIYGRKRPTLCEECEAHLAYAEKRRAYCPHHPKPFCANCETHCYKSDEREWQREMMRYSGPKSWRKGHAVDGIKHVLESRRFRKQAEAKAREAALVASPPSNHQEETR
- a CDS encoding Crp/Fnr family transcriptional regulator, whose amino-acid sequence is MTAPTDVPADVWAALRSCKVLSEASDASLAWLARVSSVHQYNKGDRVLSDTSAAREIGIVMCGHVRAVHFGADGRPVTVLMAWPCEPIGLMAALAGDDYRTTFESAENGTSIVLFSLEAFTRLTRDEPDVLVSTVRELARQMTDMVTMVKTLAADVPARVAIYIGLLLEEQEPSGTGPFTIDLGVTRVELAARLGTVPETLSRAFHLLQAEHIIESHGQQIVVLDRDALFDRTNGVL